The genomic segment ATTGGAGCACTCAACACCTCTATCGAACCGGATGATATTCTCACGATGATAAAAAATGCAACAGCGTATGCTGATTCTGCACAAACAGAAGCTCCCGCCGGAATCCGTATGCTGTTTTACGGATTAAGCGGTACCGGAAAAACAGAATTTGCACGATATATTGCAAACGCTTTGGCTAAAGAGCTTATTCTAAAAAAAGCTTCCGATATCTTAGGAAAATATATCGGCGAAAGTGAACAGAATATTAAAGAGGCTTTTGAAGAAGCGGAAAAACAGGATGCGATACTGCTATTTGATGAGGCTGACTCATTTTTTACCAACCGTTTCAATGCAGAAAATACTTGGAAGCGGACAATGGTCAATGAATTTTTAATGCAGATAGAAGCCTTTAACGGTTTATTGATTTGCACTACCAATATGCGCAGCATCATGGATCCTGCATTGCAGCGCCGCTTTCATATTATGGTTGAGTTTCAAGCCCTCTCTGCAAACGGAATAAAAACTTTGTTGACGAAATATTTTCGTAATGTGTCATTTAATGCTGATCAAATAGAAAAGCTCAACCAATGGCAATCCGTTACTCCGGGGGATTTTAACGCACTCTATGGAAAAGCACGGTTTATGCCGCAAGAAAAAATAACTTCTGAATATATTATTACTGAATTAGCACAGATGCAGCAAGAAAAAAACGGCGTACAAAAAATGATCGGATTTAGTATCAATGCATAACTGATAGGTAATTTAGGAAACATAAACGGAGGAAAATATGGAACAGATATCTGCATTACGGCTTACTGCTGAAGAAGAATCAAATGTACAGTTGCTGGAAATAACAGACGGGATAGTTATCGGCGTAACAAATAGCGCCTACCTTACTGGAAGTCTTATATTACCGGATACAATTACGGAAATTGCTCATCACGCCTTTGAAAGCTGCAGCGGTCTCACACGTATTGTTATACCTGATAGTGTTACTAAAATCGGTGACTGGCTTTTCCGCGATTGTACCGATTTAAAAGAGGTTATTATTGGAAGCGGTATTTCAAAAATCGGTATTGGAGCTTTCTTTGATTGCACTCATTTAAGCACTATCACCATACCGCAGGGCATTACCGAAATCGGAAATAATGCCTTTTGTAATATTCGAAGTGATGCACAGTTTACCGTAGCAAGCAATGCAGTAAAAAAACTACTAAAGCATTCTGACAGTTCTATACAAGATGAACACATTATCGTAAATCGATTGAGCGGTGAGGTATTCACCCCATAGACTGACTAGGCTATTAGTATAGTCGTTGGGATAATCATTGAAAATCTAGTGTATGTTCAATTTTTAAGGAGAAACACCGATGGAAAAAGTTATTTGGTGCGGCAAACAGTGGCTTAATAATTGCGGTCATCATTATATAGAACCTGTTTTTGGGGTCAAACGGTTCGAAAGAGCGGAAAAAAATACGAATTGGTTTCAAAAACAACATGATAAAAAAACATTCGCAGACTTCTTGAAAGACGCTATCGAAAAAAAATAATTTAGAACAGAGGAGAGAATCAGCAGGCAACTAAGATGCCCTGTTATTGGTATTAAGTATGGTTGGTATGATTGGTATGATTGGTATATTTTGGTTCCTTCCCGATTTATCCGATTTATTTTATGCCAGTACAACAGACATTGCATTTGCACAAAAATATGGTGAATGGCTACTATCTCAAGAAGACCATAGTAATGTATGGGAGAAATTAAAACAAAATGGTTATTTGCACTATTTACCGAAAAGGTACAGAGATGAGTATTGGAAATTACCAAGAGGCAGGGTCTCATATAATATATTACTTGGTAAATATTATGTATATCATGGCGATTGGTTTTTAATAAAACATGCAAAAATTATTGAGAAAAAATTTGAGCTTCCCGTCAATAATATCGTTTATGAAGAAGATGAACACTATTCAAATACAATCAGTTGTTAAAAAGATTTTTACCTCTATCATCACCTGATAGACTGACTATGCTATGAGTAAACCTGTTCGGAAACTTCCGTTTCTGAACAGGTTACCTTGAAATGCGATGTTCTAAATCGTATATGTTTATTTTCAGCCGCTGAAATAGCGCGGCTGAAAAACACGTCGAGTTTGCTTCGCAAACATCGCGTATTAACGTATGCGCGTTCCGCACATCAATGCAGCAGTTTCCAAAGTGCACACTTTGTTCAACTGTTGCATTTTAGGGTGCTATTTGTGCGATTTAGAACTCGGCGACCTGTTCGAAAACGCAGTTATCGAACAGGTCTAGTATAGTCGTTGGAACAATTACTGAAATAAAGCTCAAGAAAAAACATTTTTATGCTTGACTTTTGAGGGGGGGNNNNNNNNNNGGGTATTATGGAAGAAATTTGATTGAATTGAA from the Treponema vincentii F0403 genome contains:
- a CDS encoding leucine-rich repeat domain-containing protein gives rise to the protein MEQISALRLTAEEESNVQLLEITDGIVIGVTNSAYLTGSLILPDTITEIAHHAFESCSGLTRIVIPDSVTKIGDWLFRDCTDLKEVIIGSGISKIGIGAFFDCTHLSTITIPQGITEIGNNAFCNIRSDAQFTVASNAVKKLLKHSDSSIQDEHIIVNRLSGEVFTP